The following are encoded together in the Peromyscus leucopus breed LL Stock chromosome 1, UCI_PerLeu_2.1, whole genome shotgun sequence genome:
- the Znf112 gene encoding zinc finger protein 112 yields MLENFRTLLSVAHQPFKPDLIAQLEKEEKLCMEETQGGSKGGHAVDSAEDVEFNPLCPKELSSCQTCVLPRAQDLVRRYLGRNTESRNQGDPPCSVCAGIPVQISEDGNYVLPPVDGDSCMKNQELPCQQSCRDSCLSGSCNCQWKGQQTSVRNHFCRCDSAGWLSHHGDSEGVHRKGTSCSFHGYREETTKASSLKQDLIKLRPEPCPCTECGRAWGRGDGSDHSSHTHQQLHSRGKPCTRSPRGEGCPDRSALHVHPSVEAGDAGAAERAPLRSPPGACTEPRLSQCSENVRHGSPLNTRGCAHPGDTSQKGSVPEEAFDCCLHCNSNLRAHIREEPNKYEKTGNVSNQSLYLQVNQKIHAEEKLYPGVDSREDFTHCSDFNTQHRVHVEETLGNSECGKHLSPPPPFQYFPTVDPREQAHKHTCTTSFAQNLCTHGHQQLHIGEKPFYKEGGNGHNWSPSPRGHQKRKPHKCNTCGKAFSHRSVLNVHQRVHTGEKPYKCGECGKGFSRSSHLQGHQRVHTGEKPYTCGECGKGFSWSFNLQIHQRVHTGEKPYKCGECGKGFSKASTLLAHERVHTGEKPYQCDQCGKGFSQKSYLQSHQSVHSGERPHICGVCGKGFSQRAHLQGHQRIHTRVKPYECEVCGKGFSQSSRLDAHRRVHVGGKPYKCAMCTKAFSEPSRLQAHQRSHTGGRPYRCEQCGKGFGGCSSLQAHHRVHTGEKPYKCEVCGKAFSQRSNLQAHQRVHTGEKPYTCDACGKGFRWSSGLLIHQRVHSSEKFCRREECRSRHPSENLRRNQGLANAALFW; encoded by the coding sequence GAAGCAAGGGTGGACATGCTGTGGACAGTGCCGAAGATGTGGAATTCAACCCCCTTTGTCCCAAAGAGCTCTCCTCCTGTCAGACCTGCGTGTTACCCAGGGCTCAGGACTTGGTGAGAAGATATCTGGGGAGGAACACTGAGTCTCGGAACCAAGGAGATCCTCCCTGCTCCGTGTGCGCAGGGATCCCGGTTCAGATTTCTGAAGATGGGAACTACGTGTTGCCTCCTGTAGATGGTGACTCTTGTATGAAAAATCAAGAGCTTCCTTGCCAGCAGTCTTGCAGGGACTCATGTCTCAGTGGGTCGTGTAATTGCCAATGGAAAGGTCAGCAAACATCCGTGAGAAATCATTTCTGTAGATGTGACAGCGCTGGGTGGCTCTCACACCACGGTGACAGTGAGGGGGTGCACAGAAAGGGGACAAGCTGTAGTTTCCATGGCTACAGAGAAGAGACCACGAAGGCGTCGTCACTGAAGCAGGACTTGATTAAACTGAGGCCCGAGCCCTGCCCATGTACGGAGTGTGGAAGAGCCTGGGGCCGTGGCGACGGCAGTGACCACAGCTCTCACACACACCAGCAGCTCCATTCAAGAGGGAAGCCCTGTACACGCAGTCCGCGTGGAGAGGGCTGTCCCGACAGGTCAGCTCTTCACGTTCACCCaagtgtggaggcaggagatgcaGGTGCCGCTGAGAGGGCTCCCCTGCGGTCCCCTCCAGGAGCGTGTACAGAGCCGAGGCTGAGCCAATGCAGCGAGAACGTCCGTCATGGCTCTCCTCTTAACACTCGTGGATGTGCCCACCCAGGCGACACCTCCCAGAAGGGCAGCGTCCCCGAGGAAGCTTTTGATTGCTGTTTACACTGTAATAGTAATCTTAGGGCCCATATTAGGGAAGAACCCAACAAATATGAGAAGACTGGGAATGTTTCTAATCAGAGCTTATATCTTCAAGTTAACCAGAAAATCCATGCTGAAGAGAAGCTATATCCAGGTGTGGACTCTAGGGAAGATTTCACACATTGCTCAGATTTCAACACTCAGCACAGAGTTCATGTGGAAGAGACTCTCGGTAACTCTGAGTGTGGTAAGCACCTCAGTCCGCCCCCACCTTTCCAGTACTTTCCAACAGTGGACCCCAGGGAACAAGCACATAAGCATACATGCACCACCAGCTTCGCTCAGAATTTGTGTACTCACGGCCATCAGCAGCTTCACATCGGAGAGAAGCCTTTTTATAAAGAGGGTGGGAATGGCCATAACTGGAGTCCCAGCCCCAGAGGCCATCAGAAACGGAAGCCTCACAAATGCAACACCTGCGGGAAGGCCTTCAGTCACAGGTCGGTCCTTAACGTTCACCAGAGAGTTCACACCGGAGAGAAACCATACAAGTGTGGGGAGTGTGGGAAGGGCTTCAGTCGGAGTTCACACCTTCAAGGCCACCAGAGAGTTCACACCGGAGAGAAGCCATACACGTGTGGGGAGTGTGGGAAGGGCTTCAGCTGGAGCTTTAATCTTCAAATTCATCAGCGGGTTCACACAGGAGAAAAACCCTATAAATGTGGAGAATGTGGCAAAGGCTTCAGCAAGGCCTCAACTCTCCTGGCCCATGAGAGAGTCCACACGGGAGAGAAGCCTTACCAGTGTGACCAGTGTGGGAAGGGCTTCAGTCAGAAATCGTACCTTCAGAGCCACCAGAGCGTGCACTCTGGAGAGAGACCGCAcatatgtggggtgtgtgggaaGGGCTTCAGCCAGAGAGCACATCTCCAGGGTCACCAGAGAATCCACACGAGAGTGAAGCCATATGAATGTGAGGTGTGTGGGAAGGGCTTCAGCCAGAGTTCCCGCCTGGACGCACACCGCAGGGTCCACGTGGGGGGGAAACCGTACAAATGTGCGATGTGCACGAAGGCATTTAGTGAGCCTTCCCGCCTCCAAGCACACCAGAGGAGCCACACAGGAGGAAGACCGTACAGATGTGAACAGTGCGGTAAGGGCTTCGGTGGGTGTTCCAGTCTCCAGGCCCATCACAGAGTCCACACTGGGGAGAAGCCATACAAGTGTGAGgtgtgtgggaaagccttcagccAGAGGTCCAATCTGCAAGCTCACCAGCGAGTCCACACGGGAGAGAAACCCTACACGTGTGACGCTTGTGGGAAGGGTTTCCGTTGGAGCTCAGGCCTTCTGATCCATCAAAGAGTCCACAGCAGTGAGAAGTTCTGTAGGCGGGAAGAGTGCAGGAGCAGGCATCCTTCTGAGAACCTACGCAGAAACCAAGGCCTGGCAAATGCCGCTCTGTTTTGGTAA